From Marmota flaviventris isolate mMarFla1 chromosome X, mMarFla1.hap1, whole genome shotgun sequence, the proteins below share one genomic window:
- the LOC139703276 gene encoding spindlin-2 has translation MKTPNVQEAEGQPTRAAAGRATGSANVSKKKASQKKHRGRPSSQPRRNIVGCRISHGWKEGDEPITQWKGTVLDQVPINPSLYLVKYDGIDCVYGLELHRDERVLSLKILSDRVASSQVSDANLANTIIGKAVEHMFEGEHGSKDEWRGMVLAQAPIMKAWFYITYEKDPVLYMYQLLDDYKEGDLRIMPESSESPPAEREPGGVVDGLIGKHVEYTKEDGSKRIGMVIHQVEAKPSVYFIKFDDDFHIYVYDLVKKS, from the coding sequence ATGAAGACTCCCAATGTACAAGAGGCCGAAGGGCAACCAACCAGGGCAGCTGCAGGAAGGGCCACTGGGTCTGCAAACGTGTCCAAGAAGAAAGCTTCCCAGAAGAAGCACAGGGGCAGACCCTCATCCCAGCCCCGCAGGAACATCGTGGGCTGCAGAATTTCCCATGGATGGAAGGAAGGCGATGAGCCCATCACCCAGTGGAAGGGAACTGTTCTGGATCAGGTGCCTATAAACCCCTCTCTTTATCTGGTGAAATATGATGGAATTGACTGTGTCTATGGCCTGGAACTTCACAGAGATGAAAGAGTTTTGTCTCTTAAAATTCTTTCCGACAGGGTAGCATCATCCCAAGTTAGTGATGCCAACCttgcaaataccataattggCAAAGCAGTGGAACACATGTTTGAGGGTGAGCATGGTTCTAAGGATGAATGGAGGGGGATGGTCCTAGCCCAAGCACCTATCATGAAAGCCTGGTTTTATATTACCTATGAGAAAGATCCTGTCCTGTACATGTACCAGCTTCTAGATGATTATAAAGAAGGTGACCTCCGTATCATGCCAGAGTCCAGTGAGTCTCCTCCAGCAGAGAGGGAGCCTGGAGGAGTTGTAGATGGCCTGATAGGTAAACATGTGGAATATACCAAAGAAGATGGCTCCAAAAGAATCGGAATGGTCATTCACCAAGTGGAAGCCAAACCCTCTGTGTATTTCATCAAGTTTGATGATGATTTCCACATCTATGTCTATGATTTGGTGAAAAAGTCCTAA